A region of Salinibacter sp. 10B DNA encodes the following proteins:
- a CDS encoding GDP-L-fucose synthase: MRLTSSDAKIYVAGHRGMVGRAIWSHLEEAGYTNLIGRTSEALDLRDPQATRAFFKEEQPDFVVLAAARVGGILANDRYPADFIGDNLAIEQSVIRAAHETGVDRLLFLGSTCIYPKHADQPMSEESLLTGPLEPTNQWYAVAKIAGHKLCEAYHRQHGDDMLTLMPTNLYGPGDDFDLETSHVLPALLRKAHEAKGAAPDGSDAPVTLWGTGEPKREFLYAQDLADAVRFVLETPEEAIREVAPEGMLNVGVGEDLSINDLMALIQEVVGHDGPIEHDPSKPDGTPRKLVDTSRLDALGWEAETSLREGLQNTYDWYREQEALSVQR, translated from the coding sequence CGTTGCGGGCCACCGAGGGATGGTGGGGCGGGCCATCTGGTCGCACCTGGAAGAGGCCGGCTACACGAACCTCATCGGCCGCACCTCCGAGGCCCTGGACCTGCGGGACCCACAGGCGACGCGGGCGTTTTTTAAGGAGGAGCAACCGGACTTTGTGGTGTTGGCCGCGGCGCGCGTCGGCGGCATTTTGGCCAACGACCGCTATCCGGCGGACTTTATCGGGGACAACCTTGCGATCGAGCAGAGCGTGATTCGGGCCGCGCACGAGACGGGTGTTGATCGGCTGCTTTTCCTGGGCTCGACCTGCATCTACCCGAAGCACGCCGACCAACCGATGTCGGAGGAGAGCCTCTTGACCGGCCCGCTGGAGCCGACGAACCAGTGGTACGCGGTGGCCAAGATTGCCGGGCACAAGCTGTGCGAGGCTTACCACCGCCAGCACGGGGACGACATGTTGACCCTGATGCCGACCAACCTTTACGGGCCGGGCGACGACTTCGACCTGGAGACGAGCCACGTGCTGCCGGCGCTGTTGCGAAAGGCCCACGAGGCGAAGGGCGCTGCGCCGGACGGCTCGGACGCGCCGGTGACGCTCTGGGGCACCGGTGAGCCGAAGCGGGAGTTTCTCTACGCGCAGGATCTGGCCGATGCGGTGCGCTTTGTGCTGGAGACGCCGGAGGAGGCGATTCGGGAGGTGGCGCCGGAGGGCATGCTGAACGTGGGGGTTGGGGAGGACCTTTCGATCAACGACCTGATGGCCCTGATCCAGGAGGTGGTCGGCCACGACGGGCCGATTGAACACGACCCCTCGAAGCCGGACGGCACCCCGCGGAAGCTGGTGGACACGAGCCGCCTGGACGCGCTCGGCTGGGAGGCGGAGACCTCGCTTCGGGAGGGCCTCCAGAACACCTACGACTGGTACCGCGAACAAGAGGCGTTGAGCGTACAACGTTGA